A window from Nocardia farcinica encodes these proteins:
- a CDS encoding helix-turn-helix domain-containing protein yields MHINEARVMAVLHSVGPLSVREIAEKTRLSVSTVRRSVQALTCRGLTAAAPAEVPRAWQVTRRGRGWAETRRGRAVLDVPPIQTGVAS; encoded by the coding sequence GTGCACATCAACGAGGCGCGCGTCATGGCGGTCCTGCACTCGGTCGGTCCATTGAGTGTGCGGGAGATTGCCGAGAAGACGCGGTTGAGCGTATCGACGGTGCGGAGGTCGGTGCAGGCGTTGACCTGCCGAGGGTTGACGGCTGCCGCACCGGCGGAGGTGCCGCGGGCGTGGCAGGTCACTCGCCGCGGCCGGGGCTGGGCTGAGACCCGACGTGGCCGTGCCGTGTTGGATGTGCCGCCGATACAGACGGGAGTTGCGTCATGA
- a CDS encoding tyrosine-type recombinase/integrase codes for MAQVAMEPGALPPPHKLNPVKVDGVWRLDRVRHRAFNGAYVRTSGSGRTKRECLADWHQNFERNRRKGSSTTRATGKEAFKATDKMAKAFDAYYARQQKKAEAGQITEQSLLTFHRAIYVGDGPLAKPDALKLMKTLGDLSIGEVGKPSFLADYLESLAETSPGVAGHHWTVLSGVFKFLTLSSDLFDYSPMLPVPRPVQGGGGQRALTVEERELLCPVIGEGQKRARYLLPMVLLILGTGLRPGEALAVRWCDLRGLEDESLPNITLHVCGTMVARKGAYVRQPYRKSAKKSKVSNDFYLVLPGWLTMVVRAWWRMAGEVEADAHIFVSMLGQVVRLSTADSALLRARRGSELEWLQFGNLRDTAATHVAGVTGDPRNASAQLGHAEGVTVAMRHYVDDQGYTHPAVDFSKELESLCPANLGAKLESGVDPFAWSCS; via the coding sequence ATGGCGCAAGTAGCGATGGAGCCCGGCGCGCTCCCGCCCCCGCACAAACTGAACCCTGTGAAAGTGGATGGGGTCTGGCGGTTGGACCGGGTCCGCCACCGGGCATTCAATGGCGCCTACGTCCGCACCAGTGGGTCGGGGCGCACCAAGAGGGAGTGCCTGGCCGACTGGCATCAGAACTTCGAACGTAACCGCCGCAAGGGTAGCTCGACCACTCGCGCCACCGGCAAGGAGGCGTTCAAGGCCACGGACAAGATGGCGAAGGCGTTCGACGCCTACTATGCGCGGCAGCAGAAGAAGGCCGAGGCGGGGCAGATCACTGAACAGTCCCTGTTGACCTTCCATCGCGCGATCTATGTCGGTGACGGCCCGCTGGCGAAGCCGGACGCGTTGAAGCTGATGAAGACGCTGGGGGATTTGTCGATAGGGGAGGTGGGGAAGCCGTCGTTCCTGGCCGACTATCTGGAGAGTCTGGCTGAGACCTCTCCCGGGGTGGCTGGGCATCATTGGACGGTCCTGTCGGGAGTGTTCAAGTTCCTCACGTTGAGCAGTGACCTGTTCGACTACAGCCCGATGCTGCCGGTGCCGCGGCCGGTTCAGGGTGGGGGTGGTCAGCGGGCGTTGACAGTGGAGGAGCGTGAGTTGCTGTGCCCGGTGATCGGCGAGGGTCAGAAGCGGGCGCGTTATCTGCTGCCGATGGTGCTTCTGATCTTGGGGACGGGCTTGCGGCCCGGGGAGGCGCTGGCGGTTCGCTGGTGTGATTTGCGCGGCTTGGAGGATGAATCTCTGCCGAACATCACCTTGCATGTGTGCGGCACGATGGTTGCGCGTAAGGGTGCGTACGTGCGTCAGCCGTACCGGAAGTCGGCGAAGAAGTCGAAGGTGTCGAACGACTTCTATCTGGTGTTGCCGGGCTGGTTGACGATGGTGGTGCGGGCGTGGTGGCGGATGGCGGGCGAGGTTGAGGCCGATGCGCACATCTTTGTGAGCATGCTGGGGCAGGTAGTGCGGTTGAGCACTGCTGATAGCGCGTTGTTGAGGGCTCGGCGTGGTTCGGAGTTGGAGTGGTTGCAGTTCGGGAATCTGCGGGATACGGCGGCCACGCATGTGGCGGGGGTGACGGGGGATCCGCGGAATGCGAGTGCTCAGTTGGGGCATGCCGAGGGGGTAACGGTGGCGATGCGGCACTATGTTGATGACCAGGGGTACACGCACCCGGCGGTGGACTTCTCGAAGGAGTTGGAGAGCTTGTGTCCGGCCAATCTTGGAGCAAAGTTGGAATCGGGTGTTGATCCGTTCGCTTGGAGTTGCTCGTGA
- a CDS encoding helix-turn-helix domain-containing protein yields MTTNPHEAREALGRRLREMRRRAGLSGRGMAALAGWHESKVSKIEYGKLRPSDDDIRAYCLHAGALDQIEDLLATLHNLDGAYMEMRRLLARGQGRSQAQLVRLAEETKHTRIFQTQVIPGILQTSEYARATLEFSAARHRLPVDDVEEGVARRMERQQFLYRGDRRFHILIAEQALWTTVGSVDVMAGQMDRLVAVSSLPRLILGIVPATAEIPMQTTNFVMFDDRLVTVETITAELKVTQPREVAMYAQAFELLAEQSVTGEKARALIVGVLERRRSVS; encoded by the coding sequence TTGACCACCAATCCGCACGAGGCTCGCGAGGCGCTGGGACGGCGCCTCCGTGAAATGCGGCGCCGCGCAGGACTGTCCGGCCGCGGCATGGCCGCTCTCGCCGGATGGCATGAATCCAAGGTCTCCAAGATCGAGTACGGGAAGCTGCGCCCCTCCGACGACGACATCCGCGCCTACTGCCTGCACGCTGGCGCACTCGACCAAATCGAAGACCTTCTCGCCACCCTCCACAACCTCGACGGCGCCTACATGGAGATGCGGCGCCTGCTCGCCCGCGGGCAAGGGCGTAGTCAAGCCCAGCTGGTGCGGCTGGCCGAGGAGACCAAGCACACGCGGATCTTCCAGACCCAGGTGATCCCGGGGATTCTGCAAACGTCGGAGTATGCGCGCGCGACGCTCGAATTCTCGGCCGCCCGCCACCGCCTGCCCGTCGACGACGTGGAGGAGGGCGTGGCGCGGCGGATGGAGCGCCAACAGTTCTTGTATCGGGGGGATCGCCGCTTCCACATCTTGATCGCTGAGCAGGCGTTGTGGACGACGGTGGGCAGTGTGGATGTGATGGCGGGGCAGATGGACCGGCTGGTGGCGGTGTCGAGTCTGCCGCGCTTGATCCTCGGTATCGTCCCGGCGACGGCTGAGATTCCGATGCAGACTACGAATTTCGTCATGTTCGACGACCGGCTGGTGACGGTGGAGACGATCACCGCGGAGCTGAAGGTGACGCAGCCGCGCGAGGTGGCTATGTACGCGCAGGCGTTCGAGCTGCTCGCTGAGCAGTCGGTTACGGGGGAGAAGGCTCGCGCGCTGATCGTGGGCGTGCTGGAGCGGCGCCGATCCGTCTCGTAG
- a CDS encoding helix-turn-helix transcriptional regulator, translated as MSTEPRWLTRRQVAEITGFSVKTLENWAQMKPRKGPKCFKVANRYRYLATDVQAWQEQRQRAAA; from the coding sequence ATGTCCACCGAACCGCGATGGTTGACCCGACGTCAGGTCGCTGAGATCACCGGATTCTCCGTGAAGACGCTGGAGAACTGGGCTCAGATGAAGCCGCGGAAGGGGCCGAAGTGCTTCAAGGTCGCCAACCGCTATCGGTACCTGGCCACGGACGTACAGGCGTGGCAGGAGCAGCGGCAGCGCGCGGCGGCGTGA
- a CDS encoding helix-turn-helix domain-containing protein produces MITERREAAGLTQREVWTAAGMPKNSYVRLEWNESEWRINALDRVCQVLGVSIVDVLREAIDLADRDNPGGGPWLAALGGE; encoded by the coding sequence GTGATCACCGAGAGACGCGAAGCCGCCGGCCTGACCCAACGCGAGGTTTGGACGGCGGCGGGGATGCCGAAGAACTCCTATGTGCGCCTCGAATGGAACGAGAGCGAGTGGAGGATCAACGCCCTCGACAGAGTTTGTCAGGTACTCGGTGTCTCCATTGTGGACGTCCTGCGCGAAGCGATCGACCTGGCGGACAGAGACAACCCCGGCGGCGGGCCGTGGCTCGCGGCGTTGGGGGGAGAGTAG
- a CDS encoding YqaJ viral recombinase family nuclease: MNPALFRELPRTEHGSPEWLEARLAGIGSSEVSGLLGLVDWDSPYTIWLRKTRRAPADSGIDTEAMFWGRKLEPVIREVACERLGLTVETPGTLASIERPHMLYSPDGLFSDGGLLECKNTAWFMQSLWDGQIPDHAEVQLHHGMYVTGARHAYAAGLIGGNRLEIVRIERNDRLIELCVDACDRFWRDHVVADVEPPIRGTSADRAAVDRMHPYVGGDLHVTRQQISRLHAEYLAAKEAESTAAKRKKAAGNQILALMDGHDRLLVGDEPWVALKNGRFCEAKFRDAEPELYAEYLTRQAFDASALRNDHPGVYRKYQSKTLDLKEVA, translated from the coding sequence ATGAACCCCGCTCTCTTTCGCGAACTCCCGCGCACCGAGCACGGCAGCCCTGAATGGCTCGAAGCCCGTCTCGCCGGCATCGGCTCCTCCGAAGTGTCTGGTCTGCTCGGGCTCGTCGACTGGGACTCCCCATACACGATCTGGCTCCGCAAGACCCGCCGCGCCCCAGCGGACTCCGGCATCGACACCGAGGCCATGTTCTGGGGCCGCAAACTCGAACCGGTCATCCGGGAAGTCGCCTGTGAACGTCTCGGCCTCACCGTCGAAACACCCGGCACGCTCGCTTCGATCGAACGACCACACATGCTCTACTCGCCGGACGGTCTATTTTCCGACGGCGGACTGCTCGAATGCAAAAACACCGCCTGGTTCATGCAGTCGCTGTGGGATGGGCAGATCCCCGACCATGCCGAGGTCCAGTTGCACCACGGCATGTACGTGACTGGCGCACGCCACGCCTATGCCGCCGGATTGATCGGCGGGAACCGACTGGAAATCGTTCGGATCGAGCGGAACGACCGGTTGATCGAACTGTGCGTCGACGCCTGCGACCGGTTCTGGCGCGATCACGTCGTCGCTGATGTGGAACCGCCGATCAGGGGCACATCCGCTGACCGCGCGGCCGTCGACCGGATGCACCCGTACGTCGGCGGAGACCTACACGTAACCCGTCAACAGATCAGCCGCCTTCACGCCGAGTACTTGGCAGCCAAGGAAGCTGAGAGCACTGCAGCGAAGCGGAAGAAGGCCGCTGGCAACCAGATCCTCGCGCTGATGGACGGCCACGATCGCCTCCTGGTCGGGGATGAGCCGTGGGTCGCGCTGAAGAACGGCCGCTTCTGTGAGGCGAAGTTCCGGGACGCCGAGCCGGAATTGTACGCCGAGTACTTGACCCGACAGGCGTTCGACGCTTCCGCGCTACGGAACGACCACCCCGGTGTCTACCGCAAGTACCAGTCCAAAACCCTTGACCTGAAAGAGGTGGCCTGA
- a CDS encoding glutaredoxin family protein: protein MTAPKITVYGKPACPGCAMTTKRLDALGVPYTYRDITTDPAAYDTVRMLGYQAVPVVVAGDIHFGGGFRNNELKQLASTFHTAPDITALERAAEKYLMGEDAA, encoded by the coding sequence ATGACCGCCCCAAAGATCACCGTGTACGGCAAGCCCGCGTGCCCCGGCTGCGCGATGACCACGAAGCGGCTCGACGCCCTGGGTGTCCCCTACACCTACCGGGACATCACCACCGACCCTGCCGCCTACGACACGGTGCGGATGCTCGGCTACCAGGCCGTCCCCGTCGTCGTCGCCGGAGACATCCACTTCGGCGGCGGGTTCCGCAACAACGAGTTGAAGCAACTCGCCTCAACCTTCCACACCGCGCCCGACATCACGGCGTTGGAGCGGGCAGCTGAGAAGTATCTGATGGGGGAGGACGCGGCGTGA
- a CDS encoding DUF4326 domain-containing protein, with protein MGGRDLACWCPLEDEHGNRIPCHADVLLEIAHAGSLVL; from the coding sequence TTGGGTGGGCGTGACCTGGCCTGCTGGTGCCCGCTAGAGGACGAGCACGGCAACCGAATCCCCTGCCACGCGGACGTGCTGCTGGAGATCGCCCACGCCGGGTCGCTCGTTCTGTAA
- a CDS encoding DUF6879 family protein: protein MLLLTGDEADDPFRECRHTAFHLEVRDSYTTPTESEAFRRFLDGDPDPDDYSDRPWTRFMRETTSRGVHVSRVRVVTVPHTDYHRWLLSITGSNVDAGEDIRYLPRHLAGDIPPDDWWLFDDTRVGFNLVTSDGRPAGLAITSDPHIAAYCRGIRDRLWSTATPYRDYLGH from the coding sequence GTGCTGCTGTTGACCGGAGACGAAGCCGATGACCCTTTCCGGGAATGCCGACACACGGCTTTCCATCTAGAAGTCCGCGACAGCTACACCACCCCCACCGAATCCGAAGCCTTCCGACGCTTCCTCGACGGCGACCCCGACCCAGACGACTACAGCGACCGCCCCTGGACCCGATTCATGCGCGAAACCACCAGCCGCGGCGTCCATGTCAGCCGGGTCCGGGTCGTCACCGTCCCCCACACCGACTACCACCGCTGGCTACTCTCCATCACCGGCAGCAACGTCGACGCCGGCGAAGACATCCGCTATCTCCCGCGCCACCTCGCAGGCGACATCCCACCCGACGACTGGTGGCTGTTCGACGACACCCGGGTCGGCTTCAATCTCGTCACCTCAGACGGCCGCCCCGCGGGGCTCGCGATCACCAGCGACCCGCACATCGCCGCCTACTGCCGCGGCATCCGCGACCGCCTGTGGTCTACCGCCACCCCGTACCGCGACTATCTGGGCCATTGA